Proteins co-encoded in one Lynx canadensis isolate LIC74 chromosome C1, mLynCan4.pri.v2, whole genome shotgun sequence genomic window:
- the DDX18 gene encoding ATP-dependent RNA helicase DDX18, protein MSHLPMKLLRKKIDKRNLKLRQRNLKLQGASDVSLSETQNGAYQKLPEETVGSGKVKKSLKRSVNVDLSEAQNGEMAKETVENVQVKKKRRKKSTVIINGEAATQPPNSESKKKKKKKKRKIVGDAGPDTKKAKTEDKGESEEDVQTPEETENHVEKPDDQEEDAEVPSLPLGLTGAFEDTSFASLTDLVSENTLRAIKEMGFTNMTEIQHKSIRPLLEGRDLLAAAKTGSGKTLAFLIPAVELIVKLKFMPRNGTGVLILSPTRELAMQTFGVLKELMTHHVHTYGLIMGGSNRSAEAQKLGNGINIIVATPGRLLDHMQNTPGFMYKNLQCLVIDEADRILDVGFEEELKQIIKLLPTRRQTMLFSATQTRKVEDLARISLKKEPLYVGVDDDKANATVDGLEQGYVVCPSEKRFLLLFTFLKKNRKKKLMVFFSSCMSVKYHYELLNYIDLPVLAIHGRQKQNKRTTTFFQFCNADSGILLCTDVAARGLDIPEVDWIVQYDPPDDPKEYIHRVGRTARGLNGRGQALLILRPEELGFLRYLRQSKVPLSEFEFSWSKISDIQSQLEKLIEKNYFLHKSAQEAYKSYIRAYDSHSLKQIFNVNNLNLPQVALSFGFKVPPFVDLNVNSNDGKLKKRGGGGGFGYQKARKVEKSRIFKHISRKSSDSRQFSH, encoded by the exons ATGTCGCATCTACCCATGAAACTCCTGCGCAAGAAGATCGATAAACGGAACCTCAAGTTGCGCCAGCGAAACTTAAAGCTCCAGG GGGCCTCAGATGTGAGCCTCTCAGAAACACAGAATGGAGCCTATCAGAAACTGCCTGAGGAAACAGTGGGAAGTGGGAAGGTTAAAAAATCTCTAAAACGGTCTGTGAATGTGGACTTGTCAGAAGCCCAGAATGGAGAGATGGCTAAAGAAACAGTGGAAAAcgtgcaagttaaaaaaaaaagaagaaagaaatctacCGTAATAATCAATGGAGAAGCAGCCACACAGCCTCCCAATtcagaatcaaaaaagaaaaagaagaagaaaaagaggaaaatagtgGGTGATGCTGGGCCTG ataccaaaaaagcaaaaaccgaAGACAAGGGGGAGTCTGAGGAAGATGTACAAACACctgaagagacagaaaaccaCGTGGAGAAGCCGGATGATCAGGAAGAAGACGCTGAGGTGCCCAGCCTACCCCTGGGACTGACAG GAGCTTTTGAGGACACTTCATTTGCTTCTCTTACTGATCTTGTCAGTGAGAACACTCTGAGGGCAATAAAAGAAATGGGTTTTACAAACATGACTGAAATTCAGCATAAAAGTATCCGACCACTTCTGGAAGGCAG GGATCTTCTAGCAGCTGCAAAAACAGGCAGTGGTAAAACTCTGGCATTTCTCATTCCTGCAGTTGAACTCATTGTTAAGTTAAAGTTCATGCCTAGGAATG gaACAGGCGTTCTTATTCTCTCACCTACTAGGGAACTAGCCATGCAGACTTTTGGCGTTCTCAAGGAGCTGATGACGCACCACGTTCACACATACGGATTGATAATGGGTGGCAGCAACAGATCCGCTGAAGCACAGAAACTTGGTAATGGGATCAACATCATTGTGGCCACACCAGGCCGTCTCCTGGACCATATGCAG AACACCCCAGGGTTTATGTATAAAAATCTCCAGTGTCTGGTTATTGATGAGGCTGATCGTATCTTGGATGTTGGGTTTGAAgaggaattaaaacaaattattaaacttCTGCCAA CTCGCAGGCAGACCATGCTCTTTTCCGCCACACAAACTCGAAAAGTTGAAGACTTGGCAAGGATTTCTCTGAAAAAGGAGCCATTGTACGTTGGTGTTGATGATGATAAAGCTAATGCAACAGTGGATGGTCTTGAGCAG GGATATGTTGTTTGTCCCTCCGAAAAGAGATTCCTCCTCCTGTTTACATTCCTTAAGAAGAACCggaagaagaaactgatggtcTTCTTTTCATCCTGTATGTCCGTGAAATACCACTACGAGTTGCTGAACTACATCGATTTGCCTGTCTTGGCCATTCAT GGAAGGCAGAAGCAGAATAAGCGTACAACCACGTTCTTCCAGTTCTGCAATGCAGATTCAGGGATACTGTTGTGTACAGATGTGGCGGCTAGAGGGCTGGATATCCCTGAAGTCGACTGGATTGTGCAGTATGACCCTCCAGATGACCCCAAG GAATATATTCATCGTGTGGGAAGAACAGCCAGAGGCCTGAACGGAAGAGGGCAGGCCTTGCTCATTTTGCGCCCTGAAGAATTGGGTTTCCTTCGTTACTTGAGGCAATCCAAG gtTCCATTAAGTGAATTTGAGTTTTCCTGGTCCAAAATTTCTGACATTCAGTCTCAG cttgaaAAATTGATTGAAAAGAACTACTTCCTTCATAAGTCAGCCCAGGAAGCATATAAGTCCTACATTCGAGCATAtgattctcactctctcaaacaGATCTTTAACGTTAATAACTTAAATTTGCCTCAGGTTGCTCTGTCCTTTGGTTTCAAGGTGCCTCCTTTCGTTGATCTGA ACGTGAACAGCAATGACGGCAAGCttaagaagagaggaggaggcgGTGGATTCGGCTACCAGAAAGCCAGGAAGGTCGAGAAGTCCAGAATCTTCAAACACATCAGCAGGAAGTCATCTGACAGCAGGCAGTTCTCCCACTGA